Proteins encoded in a region of the Vicia villosa cultivar HV-30 ecotype Madison, WI linkage group LG5, Vvil1.0, whole genome shotgun sequence genome:
- the LOC131605323 gene encoding uncharacterized protein LOC131605323: protein MEIKVRKPFCLSFKGVPTPLKLLCDNVSGSLVLSESLNKLISLVRTKVDEALLNTMIRFYDPLLHCFTYRDFQLVPTLEEFSSILRLPVLDQMPYTGEEETPKLEDVAAALHLPRSEIKKVWVNKGEYTGLPIDFLYNQADILINATSMDALEKVLACIIYGQVLFPRYDKIVDVIALKIFISNNPVPTLLGDLLHSIHHRSSKGKGCILGCAPLLHKWIISHLSRSTIKNEEGWTWAQRIIKLSYNDVIWSQKGFEGSHLFDSCGDFPNVPLLENFDYGADPTGKKKLFIKAWTKVKKIGVRELGMKNHIPSGLYFKWVYDRVVEYGIPYPSDTPIVPRITPPVVHVEVEPYVPAPNEDLAATIACLRQEKADLEKRLREVEEEKAIMAANAKERDRLAT, encoded by the exons atggaaatTAAAGTTCGTAAGCCTTTTTGCCTTAGCTTTAAAGGAGTGCCTACACCTTTGAAGTTGCTTTGTGACAATGTTTCTGGTTCCCTCGTGCTTTCCGAGTCTCTTAATAAGCTAATCAGTTTGGTACGAACTAAAGTGGATGAAGCACTCCTCAACACCATGATCCGGTTTTATGATCCTCtactacattgcttcacttatagggATTTTCAGTTGGttcctacattggaagaattctcttcTATTTTAAGGTTGCCGGTACTTGATCAGATGCCCTACACTGGTGAAGAAGAGACTCCTAAGTTGGAAGatgttgctgctgcattgcatttGCCTCGATCAGAAATCAAGAAAGTTTGGGTGAATAAAGGAGAATATACTGGTTTACCGATTGACTTCTTGTATAATCAAGCTGACATTTTGATTAATGCTACAAGTATGGATGCTCTTGAAAAAGTTCTTGCTTGCATAATCTATGGACAAGTGTTGTTCCCTCGCTATGATAAAATTGTGGATGTGATTGCTCTCAAGATCTTCATTAGTAACAATCCGGTTCCTACTTTATTGGGTGACTTGTTGCATTCCATCCATCATCGATCATCTAAAGGCAAAGGTTGTATTCTCGGATGCGCACCATTGTTGCATAAGTGGATTATTTCGCACTTATCCCGTTCtacaataaagaatgaagaaggttggACTTGGGCTCAAAGAATCATCAAGCTTTCCTACAACGATGTTATTTGGAGTCAAAAGGGGTTTGAAGGATCTCACTTGTTCGATAGTTGTGGGgatttccctaatgtacctcttcttg AAAATTTTGATTATGGTGCGGACCCTACTGGAAAAAAGAAATTGTTCATAAAAGCTTGGACCAAGGTGAAGAAAATAGGAGTAAGAGAATTAGGAATGAAGAATCACATCCCTTCAGGTCTTTATTTTAaatgggtttatgatcgagtGGTTGAGTATGGCATACCATATCCATCCGATACTCCTATAGTTCCAAGGATTACTCCTCCCGTTGTTCATGTGGAAGTAGAACCATATGTACCCGCTCCTAatgaagaccttgctgccaccaTTGCTTGCCTAAGACAAGAAAAAGCTGACTTGGAAAAACGCCTAcgtgaagtggaggaagaaaaaGCAATAATGGCGGCCAATGCCAAAGAGCGCGATA